From Antechinus flavipes isolate AdamAnt ecotype Samford, QLD, Australia chromosome 1, AdamAnt_v2, whole genome shotgun sequence:
ggtaattttggagagaatagtttcatttgaatgatgaaaTCTGAATCCTGACTGTGAGTTTAGAACTAAGAGTAAAGGAAGCAGAAGCAGCAAAGGATTATGACTTCCTTAAAAAGATTactggaggaggggaagagagagagagagagaaagagagagagagagagagaatgaatatgtaTGGTAGCAAGGATGATTAGGTTAAATGAAGAATCAAGGAAGATCCCTGTGCTTATGATTTATTTGTTAAAGTCAGAGCTGACAATCTATTTTGAACACCTAATAGTCTAATTAGTATTTCTGTCTGGTCAGAAGGCTATCCTTTTCCCAAGTAAAAGTAGACTGTAAGGGTACCTGTCTAAttttttctcaagaaaagaattttgattCTGCTTAAATACATAGATAAGTACTTCAAAGTTCTAGGCAACGAAGTAGAATTGAACCTACACAATTTTATAAGTATTACTAAATTCATCTGCCTTGAGTATAAAAGAACTCTAGAATAGTCTCACTGGAAAGTCTGATTTTATATAAACCTATATTCTTTTTGATTGGCCCACATAAGACTAACTATTGCAAAATGTAAATAACTCAATAAGTTGGACTATTGATTGGTGTTACATATTGCTACTACTAGTACTAAAGAAGACAGGCTACATTTgtagaatatattattattactttaatcATGTTCTTCTCATCTGAGGTAGTTCAAAAATAGTCTTGGGACAACTGACATTACTCTTCTAGCTTACTATTCTGCagccaattatttttatttagagtcttaaaatttacaaagaattttcctCACAGAAACGTaagtatttttatccccattttatagatgaggaaatcaaggctgaGCATAGTAAGTTACTCGTCTATGATCACAACCAACTCAGAGAAAAACCCTTGAATCCAAGTCTTAAATTCTAAATTCAGAAATCATTCCATTATTCCATGATGCAAATGTAAAACAATACTCGGTTAAATACAACTATTTAAATTTTAGTACAGTCAACTATAGATTGTCCTGACAATAATTACCTAGTACTAGTACCTAGtacatcatttattttttcttttttaaaaaatctgatttatcaatgtctcttatttttacatcattatatttctgagggaaaaaaatcaccaattCTTAAAAGTCCCTGAATTGAACCATCTCTagtgcaaaagaaaaacaattatacatGGCTAAAATGTGCGACCACATTTTATGATGTGTACTACTTTCTGTCCTAGAAGCTTCTATACTATGAGAAGTATGATTCATTATCTGTTTCCCATAATATTCATCTTAATGACATTATTTTTCATCCTACTTAATTCCCATATATTAAAACACCTTACCCTATTCCCTTTGAGCACAATGTGTAGAGAATAAATGGTATTAGAAAACTTTAGGGCAATCTTTCTTCCtacttaaatgtttgttatttcaTGGTTTCTTTCTTAAATCATGTCGGCTAGGTGGTGCACAGGTATAGCAACAGACCTAAAGCAGGGGCAGGTCATTTATATTTTCTGtgtcagtttccttacctgtaaaatgaggataataatagcatttatcctCCAGGTTGTTTTGAGTttataataaaatgagataataattgtaaagtattttgcaaactcaaaagtgctatataaaacaccagctatttaaattaattctctCGTTGTCGTCTCCATTTAAGGTTgactcttaaaataaaaaaacaaacaaaaaaaattttttttaaatgtcatttgttCTCAGTCACTTAAAACCACCTTCTTCACCATAAAATCTTCCTTTgttatggaaaacaatttaaacaaaacTACCTGATAGACACATTAGTTCATAATACATAACACTATTCTCTTTCTGTTGCTGCTAAATTCTCTGCAATgagggaggggtgtgtgtgtgtgtatgtgtgtgcatatatatgtgaagtcaAGTTTTTCAGGTGAATCTGGATctagagatgaaagggacctcaaagatcTTCTTGCTCATTTCATAGGTAAGGAAACAGGTTtatcaaagttaaatgacttgtccacagtcattACTGGTAGGAAGTAGCAGCTGGGATTCCCACTTGGATCCTGAGATTCCAATCTCACCATTCCAGGTTGCCTTAAACAGGTTTGTCATCTTGTTCATCTgacttcttgatctgatttttaattaaaCAAAGTATTCCTTAAAAATAGTCAAAAGAGTCTCTTAAAGGATTATTTTGTGCAGGTTATTTTCCttgacttttgattttatttgcttGAATTACCTtccaaataattacaaatatatatgttctAATTTTCAAGTGTTCCTCATCTGCTATTAATTAGGAAAAGTCAAGTGCAAAATTGAATCTATACATAGACCAGCAAATTAAAATGGCTTCAAGACCTCTCCTGTATTTATGAACTCCAGATTTTGAGATATTAAGGCTTAGAAATGCACACCAAAGAAAATGAACTGATATGAATTACAGATGGTAGGTGTAATactgtttttctttactttagcAACTCCCTCATAATACAGTCTTGTCAGCAAATACCAGAATTGAAATATCAGAGGGGCACATTCTAAGTTGAAACAAGCTGCTAAAAGCAAAACACTTAAATTCATGTCCTTCTATtggcctttttccttttaaaaagcaaaggaagaaacaaGGAGAATGGCCTAGTCTGGATTTTATTCGAAGAAAGAAGAGCTCAGAAATGTACAAATGAAAGAAACTTTTTGAAAAGTTGTTAAATTAGCCAAGTattttgctaagcattttacatacattacactcatttgatccttacaactactTTGGGAAGCAGGTGCTATATCATTCCCACTTTATAgccaaggaaactaaggctggcAAAGGTTAAGCCATTTGCCTATAATAGTCTTCCTGACTAAAGGCCAAGCACGCTATCTTGGAATTTATAATGAAGATAGATTTATTTTTGATTAGGATTTTGAAAGGAGATCTATGAAAGATAGAATGAAAGGCATGTGTCCAAAGACAGATACAATATGTTGGCATGGATTGGGGAGAACAGTATTAGGAAAAGCTAAACCCAAGAATGAACTGAGGTTTATAAAATGTgccaacaagaacaacaataaaaaggtggggtgggggtcaaaaaaaaaaagttatatttggaGCAACAAGAGCAAGGAAGGGATGAGTTTTCCTGCATGAGAATAGATAGTATAATGGTAACAGAGAAGAgaacttaatttctatttcattttccttgatgggggaaaaaaaattcacactgaattaaaaaatagtaggggaaatatgatttttaaagggATGGAAGCCCAAAGCaagtggaaaaaatataagaaagtacttttttttttttttggttcagagCCATGGAAATCCATAAATTTAGTAAGACTGTTTTCCTTTATTATCCTGTGTATTTTGTGcaattaaaagcattattctaagaagaAATCTATCCATGAGCCAGCCATGAAATCCATAACAAACAGAAGACGAAGAAAGAAGATCCCTTATCTTAGAAAGCAGACTAGAACACCAGAGATCAAGTCATTGCAGCCAGAGGGAGTGAGAGGCAGAGCCTGAAACCAGATTTCCCTGACACAGGTCTTCATGCAGTGTTTCCTCTCTAAAGAAATAactaagtgcaagggataatgttgtaaaaaaattaccctggcatggattctgtcaatataaatttattataaaataaaataaaatatatattaaaaaaaaaaaaagaaataactaaagTTCTCTAAGTGAGTTTAAGTTTCATGAATAAGAGATATTCTATTGTTTGCTTTCCCAatgagaggtagagagagagaatttggtgGGGGGTTTTTGTGAggtaatcaggattaagtgacttgtccagggtcatatagctagtcagtgtcaagtgtctgagactggatttgaactcaggtcctcctgactcaagggCCAATGTGcccatccactgtgctacttagctgccccacataagaatttagaatttaaaaaagtgttttttgtttttgctgagacaattggggttaagtgacttgcccagagtcacatagttagtaagtgtctgaggccagatttgaattcaggtcctcctgatttcagggccagtactctctccactacaccatgctgccctcaaaataaatgttaaaaaaaaaaaattaaaagtgagttTAAGTTTCCAGACCTAACTGAATCTCCTGGTACCACAAGAacttataagaaagaaagaataaacaagcatttattaagaaagaaggaaaggtgtTTATTAGGTTcccatttattaggtacctaccaGGTACTGTTCTAAACCTTTTATCAATAATATTTGCTTTAGCAGAGGTGATTCTAGAAACACTACCAGTTATGTTTAAGGAATTATGAAGACTAGAAGAAGTGTTATCAGACTAGAAATGGCCCAGTCCTAGTTTtaagaatggggaaaaggaagatcTTGGAATCTAAGGGAAAAATCATagattattaaagaaatgatttGAAAATTTATATAAGAGAATGCAGGgatggacagaaaaagaaagaaagtctctGAATTTTTAGATTGGGAACATGCTTTGGCGGGGGAGGAGGTGTAAGGGGCTGGAATGTCATGGTGATTTCAATAAGATTTTTGATTGAACTTGATTTCAACAAGGCATCTGATAGTCAAATGATACTACTCTAGCCACTTTCATAATAGCAAAATTTTCTTAAGCACATAAAGAATATAGGTAacacttttttacattttaattcaattagACATAAATTGATTCACTTTTAAAGCATGAGCTGAAGTTAgttcatttttgcattttaaaaaatgttgagaatCTGTGTTATTGAAAGAATTGAGAATATAGAAGACTTTGGAATTATCACACataatttgtaaaaagaaaatattgtagaGTTCCCTCTACTTTTGACATGAATTAAAATtcatggaaataaaaattattaactatTCTTACCATTGTTCTTTTAGATGTAATACAGGGTTCATttacctgaaaagaaaaaagcaaaaataaatttccaaaataatgtgaagacattctctaaaatatttattcaggGTTTAAATTCCAATTATCTAGTTCAGTagagtcaaattcaaatagaaatggatgtccATGGCtgcacattgacttagaaaattacaaattaacattacctatgatatattacattttttatttatttttttaattatttcccaattacactttAATTTGTCTATGGGCTAGGAGGGATAAGGGGTAGCTGTTTTGGATTTGATATTCTGATCTAGTTTATGAATGCTGTTaactataaattttaaaaagacatctaTTAGGTATTTATTACATGCTAAGTCCTGGGGCACtgatataaaagcaaagatagtccCTGTCAAGAAACtcaaaaggggaagggaagcCAGGCTCTTTGGCTTGGAAAGatatagtgagaagggccatggAGAAGTAGACTGATACACTCCATTCAGGAAAAAGAATATACCGGATGTGATCATGGTTTCATTCATAACTGGAAAAGGAGTAGTGGTCAGCAGCAGTGAAATTGTGGCAGAGATAGTTTGAGGCAAGGAAATGAAGTCAAGTACaatgggtgattttttttctaaaatgctgGTTAGGGAGATGCAGTCAGGGGATAAGCAAGGACCCAGGGCAAAAGTTTTTATTAGACTGTAAACAGGGCCTATGTCctgagagaaaatttggaaccccatttttgaaaaattaatgttcaaaattatctttacatgtaactggggaaaaataaaataccactttattattattatttttaatttttttattttttttagtagttCATTTGTTTATTCCCAATTACAATCCCCACCAAATATATGGTCTTATGTAATATTACTGTGAGTTTCTAACACACAGCTCAGTTTCAATACcactttaaaaacaattaaaaatagatttttaactGTTTCCATAACTCCTAAGATATTGCTCTTTACCTAGTAAAGtgtgcttatttttaaaacatttgctggaattctgaataaatgaattaGGTTACTTATTTTACTGTTAGGCATTTACTTCATccctgctgagaagaaagtgggtagtatgaggaggaggaaaagggaggtgcCACTATAATGTCTGTCCTCTGAATCATTGTATCTGTCTGACgtttaaagagaaaatgaacagTCAAATGATACTTAACTGAGACTGCTAACCAAACTGACTATATGTCCTCTGAGATTCTTTTAGGCTAtacatctatgattctatggttttctctttgatttataaaaatcaaataaattcttAGGAGAACAATGATATCCAATTTCTATCCTAAGATTTGAaaatgggacagctagatggtacagtggacagggcaccacccctgaagtcaggaggacctgagttcaaatctggtctcagacatttattattccctagctatgtgaccttgggcaaataacttaatcccaactgcctcaggaaaaaaaaattgaaaacacaaCTTTCTGGCTACtttaggaaataatttattttgaagaatTCAGCTGAATTGAAAGTTGGAGATACTGACAGGAAGAGCTGAACTgaagtttgtttgtttaaataaagACTTAACTATAGACGTCATATTATTATTGGCTTATATTATCACAAATAATTAGTATGTCTAAATTGTACAAAAAGTCaacagagggaggaaaaaaagcttCAGATCATTCCTTACATACTCAAACAAAATGTCATAACTTGGCTAATTCTAAGGGTCCTTAGGACAGTGAAACCTGCTCTTTACCAGTGTCTTGACACATGGATTACAATTCAGCTTCTACTATCAACCACtagtgtaaccttgggcaagacccttctctttgtgtttctatttccttccttacAAAATGAAGAGTTTAGATTAGATTTTATCCTCCAACTTGGCGAgttaatataaagaataaagtgAACAATGCCTTTTTGGGAGAAAGCACAAAGTGGGTTCAAGCCTTAGTAGGAGCTAGAATACTAAGCCCTGAAATTAGTACCAATAACTTAAGCAGAAcacctggaaaagaaaatgtactcaGATTCCTCATGTTATACAAAgtgattattttcaaattattcaaatttttttagaTGAAGTTGCCCATCAAATTAAGATGACTATACCAGTGtgggttaataataataacataataggTGTCAATTTTCAGGTGTAGTGTTAGCTCTCGCCATACTATATTTTTTGCAATTTTATCAAATTGTGTTACACATCTTGGTATTTGCAATTCTGATTGAAATGAAGATAAATACTGACTCACTGGTACAGGAAATTCCAATAAACATACTTCcttagaggaagaaagaaaaacggcaagttttttcagtttaaaatagtttataaaagtGTCCCTTAATTTTTTTACTGCGGTTCATTTAAAGTAATTTCAACAAAGTGTTTTTGCTATAtgttatttgttttcaaaatttaaaaaaaaaaaagggctccCAGAGGGCCCTATTAGATATTTTCATAATGTCTTGATAAATGAAAGCAGTGagtagttaaaaaaaatgctccatCACATTTCTAAGAAATTTTAGATGCAGCAGCCACAGTATTATTTCAATAACTACACTGTTTCATGGAATCTCAATTATCCAATAACTTAGCAAACTAGAAGTGACAAATAGTATATCTACATAATTTAACTCAATGAAAAATTTTCTTAATGAGTCAGTTATCAGTATTCCCTTAAGAATGTATTTGAttttaataattcaaaaataaaatcataggtttaAACCTGGAAGGATcttcaaaaattatataatttatatagttaACAACCCCATACTCACCTGAAATAAAGATAAGCATGATACAGAGGATAAACAATACACTAAGAACTGCTGCTCACTTTCACAGTGGTACAATGTTCAAATACAAGAATGGACTAAAAGAGTGCCGTGCCATATAagtaacaaagagaaagaatttctATACTCtggaacacatttttttttgcGGATTAACAGATTTATTCCTTTTGCCCTGTGGGACAATATGGAACTAAGAAGTGGATGCCTTGGTATAGGAATATTTAGTGATAACTGTCAACACAAAAGGCAATAAATAACAGATTAAGACTTTCAGGTTCATCTGACAACAGTTTTATTACTTACCCTTTGCTGCTCCATATACTCTCTGTGCCTTCTTGCTGCTTCATGTCTCCATAACTTTAGGCAAACTATAGCACTAATGAGATAAACAATCATTGTGACGAACAAAAATATCATTGCCGCTATTTGTCCTCCTTCTACTCGGCAAAATGATGCATTTATTGGTGTATTAAATAAAGGGTAATAGCAGAGTCCACCCCGGTTGGTATCATTTACATAGATTATGGCTGCAGACATGTACAAAATGAAGAGGGCAATATTAATTCCAAACTCAGTTAAAGGCCACCAACTAGAGTCCAAAAGAATGGTCCGATAGTACATGGACATACCAAGAACTAGAACAATAATGGTTGTAATCCAAGCTAGCCCAGCAACAACAAGGATGAAAGGGGTTTTGGGGCCATTGTAGTAGTAGCCTCCATACATGCTGCCCAGGCCACCTGTGCCCATACCATATGGCGGTGAATATCCAAACAGGTTATACCATTCATTGTCCTTATGTATATAGGCTGTGACACAAGCAAAGACACCTGCCCCTAAGAGCAGTTCCACAACACCAAGGATTCTCAGTAGTCCTGCCCATGACTTCATGTAGGAGTATCTCTGGTTGTACTCTTCCACCTTTTCACTGTAAGTTAGGGCTGTTTGTGTGTGCCGTCCTAGGGATCCATAGGAATCCTGAGGGAGAAATGCTTCTGTTTCTTTCCGCGAACTGTAAGTTCCACCAGACTCTCTGTATGGATCTTTATGGTCACTGGGGTAATTTGATCTTCCTGGTGAGGCTGGCGGGGAACATTCAACACCATCAGAAATATATCTAATGTCAGACACAGGCCTGTCCCATTCTGGGTCACTCCTTTTCCCTTTGaaaaaattct
This genomic window contains:
- the MARVELD2 gene encoding MARVEL domain-containing protein 2, which translates into the protein MSSNGMVSERRSRNPGRIYDDVPVDSYQDDTMRTLQSLRDSELAVSADPLPPPPLPLQPPFGPDFNSSDTEEPVLAPNIKPVRRFVPDSWKNFFKGKRSDPEWDRPVSDIRYISDGVECSPPASPGRSNYPSDHKDPYRESGGTYSSRKETEAFLPQDSYGSLGRHTQTALTYSEKVEEYNQRYSYMKSWAGLLRILGVVELLLGAGVFACVTAYIHKDNEWYNLFGYSPPYGMGTGGLGSMYGGYYYNGPKTPFILVVAGLAWITTIIVLVLGMSMYYRTILLDSSWWPLTEFGINIALFILYMSAAIIYVNDTNRGGLCYYPLFNTPINASFCRVEGGQIAAMIFLFVTMIVYLISAIVCLKLWRHEAARRHREYMEQQRVNEPCITSKRTMHEMPSSDERQRDSEVNFKELRAAKIKPELLSGHIPSGHIPKPIVMPDYVAKYPVIQSDDERERYKAVFKDQFSEYKELSAEVQAVLRKFDELDAVMRRLPHHSENREEHERISRILQEFKKKKNDPTFLEKKERCEYLKNKLSHIKQRIQEYDKVMNWNIQGFS